The genomic window TGGGCGGATGCGCCGCGATAGATCAAGGGAAGCTCCACGTTTTCCAGCGCGGACGTACGGTTCAACAGGTTGAAGCCCTGAAAGACAAAACCCAGGTAGAAGCGTCGCAATTTCGTGCGCTGTTGGCGGGTCAGCCGGTTCACTTCAATGCCTTTGAACCGGTATGTCCCCGCGGTTGCCGTATCCAGACACCCAAGGATGTTCATGCAGGTGGACTTGCCCGAACCGCTCGGTCCCATCACGGCCACGAACTCGCCCTCGAAGATGCGAAGATCGACGCCGCGCAGGGCATGCATGGCCGCCTGCCCGGTACCGTAGACCTTCGTCACTCCCCGCAGCTCGATAAGAGGCTGGTTGTCCGTTTGGGCAAAAGCGACCATGTTCATTCCACCGAACCGGCGGTATCCACCACCACCGCCATTCCGGGTTGGATCTCACCGGCTGCGACTTCGGTCATACTGCCGTCCGTCGCCCCGATCTTGACGGGGATCGCTACAAGCTGCTCATCCTTCAACGTCCAGACCCGATGCTCCTTCCTGCCGGCGGGGTCCTCCCGTCGTTGCGTTCCGGAACCGGGCGGTCGCGGGAGGATCCTGGCGAGCAGCCCCGTGGGAGCTTTCTTTTCTTCCCGGACCGGAGGGACGAAGCGCAGCGCCGCGCTGGGTACCAGAACGGCATTTTCGATCCTCTTGACGATGATGTCCGCGGTTGCCGTCATGCCCGGCCGCAGAGCCAGGTCCACGTTGTCGACCTTCAACACGGTTTCATAGGTCACGACCCCCGAGGTCGTTTTTGAACCGAAACGGGCCTGGACGATTTGAGCCTCGAAGGTTCGGTTCGGATAGGCGGCAACGCTGAAGGTGGCCTGCTGGCCCTCCCGGATATGACCCACGTCGGCCTCGTCCACGTTCACGACCAGTTCCATCTTGGTCAAATCCTCGGCCAGAGTGAACAGCACCGGGGGATTGAGCGTCGCGGCCACGGTCTGGCCGGGCTCCGCGCTGCGAGTGAGAACAATGCCGTTGACCGGCGACCGGATAACGGCCTTGGACAGATCCGTCTGGTTGGCATCGAGCGTGGCCTGGGCCTGGGAAACCGTCGCCTTTGCACTGGCAACGTCGGCCAGTGCCCTGTCGAGCGCGGCCTCCGCCGCATCGATTTCCGTTTGAGAGGGGACCTTGTTGTCGCTCAGCGCCCTCACCTTCCGCAGTTGCGTCAGCTTGCTGCGCGTTTCCCTGACCGTTGCCTCCGCCAGCAATACCTTTGCTTTGGCCGATTCCAGAGCGGCTTTCGATTGCGTCACCTGCGCCTCGAGTTTCGATGTGTCCAGTTTCGCCAGGGGCTGTCCGACTTTCACCTTGCTGTTGTAATCCGCTTCAACCGTCTTGATGATGCCGGAAAGCTCACTGCTCACGTCCACCTGGTTGGTTGCCTGCAGAGTCCCCGTGGCCGTGACGATGACCGTCAGATCTCCACGTTGCGCTTCCTGGGTCCTGTAACGCACGCCGTCGGACGAACCCGACCCTTTCCAGACGACAAGCGCCGTTCCGACAGCCAACACGGCCAGGATCCCCACAACAAACCATCGCTTTCCGCTCTTTCCGTCGCCGGAGGCTCGATCGATCCCCAGGGTTTCGGCAATATCGGGTTTATCGTTCGATTCTTCTCTCATTGATTGTCGCTCCATCAGGAATCGGCTTTTCCGGAAGCCCTGCCCGGATTTTCGAAAAAGCCTTCGGCGGCATCACGTTCCATGTTCCCGCCCGCTGCCCGCCGGTGACGTCCAGCCGCCACCCAGGGCCTTATACAGGCGCATCAGGTTGCCGGTCACGTTGCCGTTGCTCAGGGCCAACTGCTCCTGGAACGACAAGAGCGAACGCTGCGCGTCCAGCACGTTCGTGAAATCCGTCAGCCCCGCCTCGTACTTGTGCCGCGCCAACTCCGCCGCCTTCCGGGCCGCCTGCGTGGCTTCGCTCAGTGCCTGCCTGCGCAGTTGCACCTGCGCATAGGCGACCAGCGCATTTTCCACTTCCTCCAGCGCGCCGAGAATAACGGCCTCGTACTGGATCAGGGCCTGTTCCTGAAGTGCCGATTGGGCCTCTATGTTCTGGCGGATGGCTCCGCCCTTGAAAATCGCCCAGGTGATCGCGGGCCCCCCCGAAAGCAGCAGACTGGCGGAGGCCGGATCCTTAAGCGCAAGGGCTTCCAGGCCGATGGAACCGTTCAGCGTGAATTTGGGATAGAGATCCGCCGTGGCCACGCCGACCCTGGCCGTCTGCGCGGCCAACTGCCGCTCCGCCTGCCGCACGTCGGGCCGGCGTCGCAGGAGATCCGCGGGCACACCCACCGCAACCTGGAGAGGCGGGACAGGTATGGGTTCCCGACGCTCAAGCTCCGTATGAACTCTGCCCGGCTGTTCTCCGAGGAGCACGGCAACACGGTTCAGGGCCGCCTCCAGCCCGGTGATCAGGAGCGGTATCTGGGAACGCGTGTTTTCGCGGTTGTAGCGCGCCTGCTGCACCGCCAGTTCATCGCTCAGACCCGCCTGATACCGCCACTCGGTCAGCCGGCAGGTCTCGTCCTGGGACGCGAGGTTGTCCTCCGCCACGGCGATCCGGTCCTGATAGATGCGGACGTCGAGATAGTTAAGCCCCACCTCTGCGAGAAGGGAAACGAGAACGTTGCGCAAATCCTCCTCGGATGCCTGAAGGTCCCTGTCCGCCGCCTCCACCGACCGACGGACCCCCCCGAAAACATCCAGCTCCCATGCCGCATCGAAGCCCGCCGTGTAGAGGTCCCCGGTCGTGTCGGTCCCCGTGTCGCTGATGATCCGATTCCAGGTGGCCGAGCCGGCGGCGTCGAGCGAGGGAAAGAGGTCGGCTTCGGCAATGCCCCGACGGGCGCGCGCTTCGCGAACCCGTGCCTTGGCCTTCTTCAGATCGAGGTTGCCTTTCACGGCGCGCCCGACCAATTCGGACAGTTTCGGATCGTCGAGCGTGGTCCACCACGCCGCCAGGGTCCGCACATCCGTTTCCCCGGTGTTCGCATCTCCATCGAGCCGGGTATTCCAGGCCTCGTATACCGGCACCTCGGGGCGCACATAATCGGGACCCACAGCCGCGCACCCCGTAACGATCATGATCGCGAGCGCCATCGGAATCCATAGTGCCGCCGGAATGCGGGCCGTTCCACGCCGGAACATCATCCGTCGCCCCCATTTGAGTCTCCCCGCCCGTCGTGCTGCTCGTGAGCGCATCGGAGCGGTTCTCAAGGTTGCTCCTCCGCGGCAATCGCCCGTATGCCGCCCATGGAAAACCGGTATATCCGGTCGGCAATGGCCGCAATCCGCGGGGGATCGAGGACCTTCGGCTCATCGAGCTGCATGAACTGCCTGGCATGGATCTGAAAGATACATTGCCCGACGATACTCAGCCTGCATGTCCGGACTGAGCGCTCGTCCGGCTCTCGAGACGGATTATCCTTCCGGAACAGCTCCCGGACTATTCCTTCCAGGATCTCATCCATGGGCCGAATGGCCGTCTGCGCCACCTTGCTCAAGACACCGCTCGGGTTGGCCATTTCCAGCGCAATGAGCTTTCCGTGCCAGGCTGGGAAGCCGTCCCCGAGCCCCCGCAAAAGAAAAGAACGGATGAATGCGCGAAGACGCTCCTCCGGAGTCGCACCGTCATCGAGGCCCAGATCGTGGGGATATTTCTCCACCGCCCAGCGATGGGAATATTCGAACACGGCCTCATACAAACCCTGCTTGTCCCGAAAGTGGTAGTTCACCGCACTGATGCCGGCATTGGCACGCCTGCAGATTTCCCTGATCGTGGCAGCCCGAAAGCCCTGCCGGGCAAACGTTTGTCCCGCCGCATCGATCAGCCGTTTCCTGGTTCCTTCATCCCAAGCTCGATGAGCCTCCATGAATCCTCCCTGCGAAGAGGTACCGCCAAAGCGTGGAATCGCCTGTTCGTAACAAATGTTCCAATATCTAGAACATTTGTTCCAATTTTTCAATCCCTATTTCCGGAAGGCTCGAACCGCTCACGGCGGCCGGGGAGCTTGCGCGAAAGAGCGCTCCCCCGAAGTTCGCGGCCGCTTCCACCTCGAGGAATCCAGGAAGTGCCACCGTCATTTTCTTAACTTGGTGTTCCAAGAGCTTGGCGGGCTATCGAGCAAAGGGAGACGGCTGCTTACGAGCGGCGGGGAAGCGGGAAAACCTGTGCCGGGCGGCGCTTGGAATCGCGCCAACGCAGGGATGAGAAGACACGGTTGGTCATGTTTGCACCGCCGCGTCTCCGGAGTCCGAACGACGATCGACGGCGGAAAAGCCCTGCTCATTGATGGCGCCGGATGCCCGTTCGCCGCCCGACGTCGCGGATCGGGCGCGACTCCGCGCCCTCACCGGAACCCGCACTCGGACCGCGTGAAGGTTCCCGCTCACAGGATAAAATCGGTGGAAAGAAATCGAGACCTTCGTTCCGTGATGATGGACTTGACGATCCACCTGTTCGCGTCGGTCCCCTTGGCCGCGACAAGCGTCCGGATGGCGAAGACCCTAAGGGCGTCCGAAACGGACAGCGTGCCTTCGGCGGAGTCCTTTCTGCCGGTGAACGGAAAAACGTCGGGGCCTCGCTGGCACTGACTGTTGATGTTGACCCGGCACACCTGGTTGACCAGGGGATCGACCAGGTCGGCGATGCATTCGGCGCTGCTTCCGAACAAGCTGACCTGCTGACCGTAATCGGATTCGGTCACGTATTTCATGGGTTCTTCGATATCGGAAAAGGCGGCAACCGGGACAACCGGGCCGAACTGCTCCTCGGAGTACAGCCTCATGCCGGGTCCAACGGGATACACGACTGCCGGGGTCATGAAGGTGTTTTCCACGGCGCCCCCGTTCGGGTTGACGACGCGCGCGCCCCCGGCGCGGGCATCCTCGATCAACTCCTTAAGATACTTCGCTTTATCGACTTCCGGCAACGGCGTTATTTGGACCCCTTCATCCCAGGGCATCCCCCCTTTGAGCCTGCCGACCGCGTCACAGAATTTCGCCAGGAACGCATCGACAATCCCCTCGTGAACGAAGATCATCTTGAGCGCCGTGCACCGCTGGCCGTTGAAGGAAAGAGCGCCCAAAACGCACTCTTTCACCGCATTGTCCATGTCCGCATCCTTAAGAACAATGGCCGCGTTCTTGGCTTCGAGGCCGAGTATGCAGCGCAGGCGGTGCGGTTTCGGATGCTGCTTTTTCAGGATGTCCGCAACCCGGCTGCTGCCGATGAACGCCAGTGCATCGATTCTTCCCGACCTCATGAGGGGCCCGACGATTTCCTGTCCATCCCCGTAGACGGTATTGATAACGCCCGCTGGAAAGGAATCCCGAAAGGCCTCGAGAAGCGGCCGATGGAGCAGGACCCCCAGCTTCGGAGGCTTGAAGATCACGGCATTGCCCATGATGAGCGCCGGGATCAGGGTCGTGAAGGTTTCATTGAGCGGGTAGTTGTAGGGACCCATGCAGAGCACCACGCCGAGCGGCGCGCGGCGAATCTGCGCGATCACGCCCTGCTCGATGACGAAACGCGACGACAACCGGTCCAAATCCTTCAGGGCGTCGATGGTGTCCCTGATGTACTCGACCGTCCGGTCGAATTCCTTCTCGGAGTCGGGAAGCGTCTTGCCGATTTCCCACATGAGGAGCTTGACGACTTCCTCACGCTGTTCCTGCATCCGGAAGGTGAACGCCTCCACGTGCCTTATCCGCTCTTCCACCGACATCGTGGGCCACGGCCCTCGTCCGTGATCGTAGGCCCTACAGGCCGCGTCGAGAGCTTCCAGCGCCTGGGCTTCCGTCAACAACGGGAAGCTTCCGATTCGCATCCGGCGAAAAACACCGTCGATTGACCGGCATATCGGGGACGCCACGTCCTCCTGCGGGCCGGTCCATTCCCGTATGACGCCGTCGCTGAGGTACTCGCGCTGCTCGATGGGTGAAGGGATGCGAACCTTCTCCGGAATCATGCCGTCGCCGGGAAAAACCGAAGCGGGAGACTCATCGGACATAGTGGTTTCTCCATATCGTAAATGAACGGAAAGTCCCGCTCCACGCGCCTGCCGCACGGGAGCGATCGCGGATTGCCTCGTGCAGTGGACCCATCGGCCGCGGTGCCCGAAAAGGACCGTTGGACCTTCCTGCCCCCATATCCCAAAACCTGTTCGCGCAGGGAAGAGTGGGTATTGGGTTGCGGGATGTATGCCACCACGGCCCAAAACCTGTTCGCACGGGGAAGAATGGCCGCCATTCAAGCCCCCGCGCACCGGCCGTCCCAAATCTTGCCTTCCGCTCACGGGAGCAGTCCCGGCCCGGACCCGCCTCCGGTGCCCCCAACCTGGAACCGGCCGGCCCGTTTTCGGACCACGCGCATGAACGGCGCGGAGGTAGGATAGTGGGACATCCCGACGGTGTCAATCGGGAGTCAATCCGACTGTCGGGAGTCAATCCGACAGACGGACTCAACTCGGCTTCGGGATTCAATCCGAAGCTCTCCGATCCGGTGTCTTCTTTCCCCATAATCGTCAAATACTGAGGTACGTCCAAGATTAGACAACAAATGCCCGGCAAGAGGTGTTGTGTCATCTTGAATGCACTTGGCTATCAGACATAGAAATCTTGAAGCCCGGAAGAGAAAAAACCCATTCAGGATTTACACTTGCGATGGCTGGGCATTCGTGTTTTTGATTCGAAAATCCGTATGCAGGTTCATAGCCTGACGAAATGGTCCTCAAATATGAACTAAAATGGTGACACGCGGTTATCCTTGCGCAATCGTCAACATTTTTGTCGACATCCGGCTTGCTTAAATTGAATTTACAATGCAATGACGAACGAGAATATTGATCCAATATCGTGTACAAATTCGCTTTAGTGTATTATATATATGATTATCAGAACGGTGTTCGAGTACCTGTCTATTGATCACCCGGGTGGATGTGGTGAACGACCGCATCCGAAAGCTCATTCTATGCAGCGGATTCTCACAACCGACAAGTCGCCCGCGTTCCGACCGTCTCCCCGGGGTTGAACGGCGTTCGTGTTACCCTCCAGGGAGTCATAGGCCATGGCTCGCTCATCCATCTTCATCAGTTACAGTCACAAGGACAGGGAATGGCTCTCCCGACTTTCGGCTCACCTCGGCGTGCTCGAGCAGGAAGGCGACGTGGGAGCCTG from Syntrophobacter fumaroxidans MPOB includes these protein-coding regions:
- a CDS encoding NADP-dependent glyceraldehyde-3-phosphate dehydrogenase; the protein is MSDESPASVFPGDGMIPEKVRIPSPIEQREYLSDGVIREWTGPQEDVASPICRSIDGVFRRMRIGSFPLLTEAQALEALDAACRAYDHGRGPWPTMSVEERIRHVEAFTFRMQEQREEVVKLLMWEIGKTLPDSEKEFDRTVEYIRDTIDALKDLDRLSSRFVIEQGVIAQIRRAPLGVVLCMGPYNYPLNETFTTLIPALIMGNAVIFKPPKLGVLLHRPLLEAFRDSFPAGVINTVYGDGQEIVGPLMRSGRIDALAFIGSSRVADILKKQHPKPHRLRCILGLEAKNAAIVLKDADMDNAVKECVLGALSFNGQRCTALKMIFVHEGIVDAFLAKFCDAVGRLKGGMPWDEGVQITPLPEVDKAKYLKELIEDARAGGARVVNPNGGAVENTFMTPAVVYPVGPGMRLYSEEQFGPVVPVAAFSDIEEPMKYVTESDYGQQVSLFGSSAECIADLVDPLVNQVCRVNINSQCQRGPDVFPFTGRKDSAEGTLSVSDALRVFAIRTLVAAKGTDANRWIVKSIITERRSRFLSTDFIL
- a CDS encoding efflux RND transporter periplasmic adaptor subunit; its protein translation is MREESNDKPDIAETLGIDRASGDGKSGKRWFVVGILAVLAVGTALVVWKGSGSSDGVRYRTQEAQRGDLTVIVTATGTLQATNQVDVSSELSGIIKTVEADYNSKVKVGQPLAKLDTSKLEAQVTQSKAALESAKAKVLLAEATVRETRSKLTQLRKVRALSDNKVPSQTEIDAAEAALDRALADVASAKATVSQAQATLDANQTDLSKAVIRSPVNGIVLTRSAEPGQTVAATLNPPVLFTLAEDLTKMELVVNVDEADVGHIREGQQATFSVAAYPNRTFEAQIVQARFGSKTTSGVVTYETVLKVDNVDLALRPGMTATADIIVKRIENAVLVPSAALRFVPPVREEKKAPTGLLARILPRPPGSGTQRREDPAGRKEHRVWTLKDEQLVAIPVKIGATDGSMTEVAAGEIQPGMAVVVDTAGSVE
- a CDS encoding CerR family C-terminal domain-containing protein, which gives rise to MEAHRAWDEGTRKRLIDAAGQTFARQGFRAATIREICRRANAGISAVNYHFRDKQGLYEAVFEYSHRWAVEKYPHDLGLDDGATPEERLRAFIRSFLLRGLGDGFPAWHGKLIALEMANPSGVLSKVAQTAIRPMDEILEGIVRELFRKDNPSREPDERSVRTCRLSIVGQCIFQIHARQFMQLDEPKVLDPPRIAAIADRIYRFSMGGIRAIAAEEQP
- a CDS encoding ABC transporter ATP-binding protein, giving the protein MVAFAQTDNQPLIELRGVTKVYGTGQAAMHALRGVDLRIFEGEFVAVMGPSGSGKSTCMNILGCLDTATAGTYRFKGIEVNRLTRQQRTKLRRFYLGFVFQGFNLLNRTSALENVELPLIYRGASAHERREHALQALDTVGLRGWESHTPGELSGGQQQRVAIARAIVTRPTVLFADEPTGNLDSARSHEIMELLTGLNRNRGVTVVMVTHEPDMAAYAKRVIRFVDGLVASDEPNGGKT
- a CDS encoding efflux transporter outer membrane subunit, with translation MALAIMIVTGCAAVGPDYVRPEVPVYEAWNTRLDGDANTGETDVRTLAAWWTTLDDPKLSELVGRAVKGNLDLKKAKARVREARARRGIAEADLFPSLDAAGSATWNRIISDTGTDTTGDLYTAGFDAAWELDVFGGVRRSVEAADRDLQASEEDLRNVLVSLLAEVGLNYLDVRIYQDRIAVAEDNLASQDETCRLTEWRYQAGLSDELAVQQARYNRENTRSQIPLLITGLEAALNRVAVLLGEQPGRVHTELERREPIPVPPLQVAVGVPADLLRRRPDVRQAERQLAAQTARVGVATADLYPKFTLNGSIGLEALALKDPASASLLLSGGPAITWAIFKGGAIRQNIEAQSALQEQALIQYEAVILGALEEVENALVAYAQVQLRRQALSEATQAARKAAELARHKYEAGLTDFTNVLDAQRSLLSFQEQLALSNGNVTGNLMRLYKALGGGWTSPAGSGREHGT